Proteins co-encoded in one Azospirillum brasilense genomic window:
- a CDS encoding alpha/beta fold hydrolase, with amino-acid sequence MPTQHDSPVTETEWTIRTAEGSLFAKSWTPETGRAAPIILFHDSLGSVDLWRGFPQRLAAGTNRRVIAYDRLGFGRSDAHAGQLGLDFVAAEARDSIPPLCDQLGVTKFIACGHSVGGGMAVETAARFPERCRALVTIAAQAFVEERTLAGIRDAKRDFQDPANVARLAKYHGDKARWVLDAWTETWLSPGFAGWTLDRALAAVRCPVLALHGDRDEYGSSAHPERIAAGRGAARLLPDTGHVPHREQEALVLDAIRSFLSGL; translated from the coding sequence ATGCCGACACAGCACGACTCGCCCGTGACCGAGACCGAATGGACGATCCGCACCGCGGAGGGCAGCCTCTTTGCAAAGAGCTGGACCCCGGAAACCGGTCGCGCCGCGCCGATCATCCTGTTCCACGACTCCCTCGGCAGCGTGGATCTGTGGCGCGGTTTTCCGCAGCGGCTGGCGGCCGGGACGAACCGCCGCGTCATCGCCTACGACCGGCTCGGCTTCGGACGCTCCGATGCCCATGCGGGCCAACTCGGCCTGGATTTCGTCGCCGCTGAGGCGCGGGACAGCATCCCGCCGCTGTGCGACCAGCTCGGAGTGACCAAATTCATCGCCTGCGGACACAGCGTCGGGGGCGGCATGGCGGTCGAGACGGCGGCGCGTTTCCCGGAGCGCTGCCGCGCCCTCGTCACCATCGCCGCGCAGGCTTTCGTAGAAGAAAGAACCCTCGCCGGAATCCGCGACGCCAAGCGCGACTTCCAGGATCCCGCCAACGTTGCGCGTCTGGCGAAGTATCACGGCGACAAGGCCCGGTGGGTCCTCGACGCCTGGACGGAGACGTGGCTCTCGCCCGGTTTCGCCGGCTGGACGCTGGACCGAGCCCTCGCGGCGGTGCGCTGCCCGGTGCTGGCCCTGCACGGCGACCGCGACGAGTACGGCTCCAGCGCCCACCCCGAGCGCATCGCGGCCGGGCGGGGAGCCGCAAGGCTTCTCCCCGACACCGGCCATGTGCCGCACCGCGAACAGGAAGCGCTCGTCCTCGACGCGATCCGGAGTTTTCTGAGCGGGCTTTGA
- a CDS encoding mannitol dehydrogenase family protein encodes MRLSPDTLPSLRPGVQRPGYDRAALTTGIVHLGIGAFHRAHQAVYTDAALARSFGPWGIAGVSLRSPDTRDALEPQGGLYTVAVRDAAGERLRVVGSVTQLLVAPEDPAAVLDLLTRPSVRIVTLTVTEKGYCHDPATGALNEAHPDIVHDLANPESPRSVPGFLVEALIRRRAAGVEPFTVLSCDNLPSNGDTAAGLLRRYAELRDPTLGAWFAGNVACPNSMVDRIVPATTDADRDRVSDGLGLRDAWPVVTEPFSQWVIEDRFPTGRPAWELEGAELVPDVHPYETMKLRLLNGSHSTLAYLGYLAGYETVSDTMADPAFVRLIRGLMDEEAGPTLHMPPGADLGHYKDALIERFRNPALRHRTWQIAMDGTQKLPQRLLGTIRDRLAAGAPIDRLALGVAGWMRYVSGTDEAGRPIDVRDPMAARLAELAAEAGPDADRLARALFGLSAVFGDDLPRDPRFTAAVTDALRRLYAEGARAVVQSVAPAAG; translated from the coding sequence ATGCGCCTGAGCCCCGATACGCTGCCCTCCCTGCGCCCCGGCGTGCAGCGTCCCGGCTATGACCGTGCCGCGCTGACCACCGGAATCGTCCATCTGGGCATCGGCGCCTTCCACCGCGCCCATCAGGCCGTCTACACCGACGCCGCCCTGGCCCGCTCCTTCGGCCCCTGGGGGATCGCCGGGGTCAGCCTGCGCAGCCCCGACACGCGCGACGCGCTGGAGCCGCAGGGCGGCCTCTACACCGTCGCGGTGCGCGACGCCGCCGGCGAGCGGCTGCGGGTGGTCGGCTCGGTCACCCAGCTGCTGGTCGCTCCGGAGGACCCCGCCGCGGTGCTGGATCTCCTGACCCGTCCGTCCGTCCGCATCGTCACCCTGACCGTCACGGAAAAGGGCTATTGCCACGACCCGGCGACCGGCGCGCTGAACGAGGCCCATCCGGACATCGTCCATGACCTCGCCAACCCGGAGAGCCCGCGCAGCGTGCCCGGCTTCCTGGTGGAGGCTCTGATCCGCCGCCGCGCCGCCGGGGTGGAGCCCTTCACGGTGCTGAGCTGCGACAACCTGCCGAGCAACGGCGACACCGCGGCGGGCCTGCTGCGCCGCTACGCCGAACTGCGCGACCCCACGCTGGGCGCCTGGTTTGCCGGGAACGTCGCCTGCCCGAACAGCATGGTGGACCGCATCGTGCCGGCCACCACCGACGCCGACCGCGACCGCGTGTCGGACGGGCTGGGCCTGCGCGACGCCTGGCCGGTGGTGACCGAGCCGTTCAGCCAGTGGGTGATCGAGGACCGCTTCCCCACCGGGCGCCCGGCCTGGGAGCTGGAGGGGGCGGAGCTGGTCCCCGACGTCCATCCCTACGAGACGATGAAGCTGCGCCTGCTGAACGGCAGCCACTCCACGCTCGCCTATCTCGGCTACCTCGCCGGCTACGAGACGGTGTCGGACACCATGGCCGACCCGGCCTTCGTCCGGCTGATCCGCGGCCTGATGGACGAGGAGGCCGGCCCGACGCTGCATATGCCGCCGGGCGCCGATCTCGGCCATTACAAGGACGCGCTGATCGAGCGCTTCCGCAACCCGGCCCTGCGCCACCGCACCTGGCAGATCGCCATGGACGGCACGCAGAAGCTGCCGCAGCGGCTGCTCGGCACCATCCGCGATCGGCTGGCCGCCGGGGCGCCGATCGACCGGCTGGCGCTGGGGGTGGCGGGCTGGATGCGCTACGTCTCCGGCACCGACGAGGCCGGCCGTCCCATCGACGTGCGCGACCCCATGGCCGCCCGGCTTGCCGAGCTGGCAGCGGAGGCCGGACCGGACGCCGACCGTCTGGCGCGCGCCCTGTTCGGGCTGAGCGCCGTCTTCGGCGACGACCTGCCGCGCGACCCGCGCTTCACCGCCGCCGTGACCGACGCGCTGCGCCGCCTCTACGCCGAGGGCGCC
- a CDS encoding PDC sensor domain-containing protein — MSKRFSLLLSTAAVLATLGALPAYAADPALEASVRKTVSPQVQTWLADPAVVDAVKAQNTAHKGLDQAKIDAMDNDWKAAAKAKSANPTYDTIAANAVTKRLKEVTDKSNGRIVEILLMDNRGLNVAQTGGTSDYWQGDEPKWQKVYSGGSDLYMTDPEKDAETNAMLTEVSVPVLDPANKEKIGVAMIVLDTNKLGN, encoded by the coding sequence ATGTCCAAACGCTTTTCCCTGCTGCTCTCCACCGCGGCGGTTCTGGCAACGCTCGGCGCCCTGCCGGCCTACGCCGCCGATCCCGCCCTGGAAGCCAGCGTCCGCAAGACGGTGAGCCCGCAGGTCCAGACCTGGCTGGCCGACCCGGCGGTCGTCGACGCCGTCAAGGCCCAGAACACCGCGCACAAGGGCCTCGACCAGGCCAAGATCGACGCCATGGACAACGACTGGAAGGCCGCGGCCAAGGCCAAGTCCGCCAACCCCACCTACGACACGATCGCCGCGAACGCCGTGACCAAGCGCCTGAAGGAGGTGACGGACAAGAGCAACGGCCGGATCGTGGAAATCCTGCTGATGGACAACCGCGGCCTGAACGTGGCGCAGACCGGCGGCACCTCCGACTATTGGCAGGGCGACGAGCCGAAATGGCAGAAGGTCTACAGCGGCGGCTCCGACCTCTACATGACCGACCCGGAGAAGGACGCCGAGACGAACGCCATGCTGACCGAGGTCAGCGTTCCCGTGCTCGATCCGGCCAACAAGGAAAAGATCGGTGTGGCGATGATCGTGCTCGACACCAACAAGCTCGGCAACTGA
- a CDS encoding GntR family transcriptional regulator, whose protein sequence is MTDTPTSSAPTDIRGPRLHGVYDALRAAVLSGEIRPGEGISETRVAARYGVSRTPVREAFRRLADEGFLRIVPQVGTFVAPIQLSAVSDSQFIRETLECRTVRLAAERAEAADVASLTRLLDSHRAVMAPDRHAEFFALDEATHAELARIAGRPAVWDLLVAVKAQLDRVRFLSLHSEGWAAKIVGEHQSIVDRVAARDPDGAEEAMRAHLRTVFAAVDEIARTNSHFFET, encoded by the coding sequence ATGACCGACACGCCGACCTCGTCCGCCCCCACCGACATTCGCGGCCCCCGCCTGCACGGGGTGTACGACGCCCTGCGCGCCGCCGTGCTGTCGGGGGAGATCCGGCCCGGCGAGGGGATTTCGGAGACGCGCGTGGCCGCCCGCTACGGCGTCAGCCGCACCCCGGTGCGCGAGGCCTTCCGCCGGCTGGCCGACGAGGGGTTCCTGCGCATCGTGCCGCAGGTCGGCACCTTTGTGGCGCCGATCCAGCTCAGCGCGGTGTCGGACAGCCAGTTCATCCGCGAGACCCTGGAATGCCGGACCGTGCGTCTGGCCGCCGAGCGGGCGGAGGCGGCGGACGTCGCCTCGCTCACCCGGCTCCTCGACTCGCACCGCGCGGTGATGGCGCCCGACCGCCACGCCGAGTTCTTCGCCCTCGACGAGGCCACCCACGCCGAGCTGGCTCGCATCGCCGGGCGTCCGGCGGTGTGGGACCTGCTGGTCGCCGTCAAGGCGCAGCTCGACCGCGTGCGTTTCCTGTCGCTGCACAGCGAAGGCTGGGCGGCGAAGATCGTCGGCGAGCACCAGAGCATCGTGGACCGCGTCGCCGCCCGCGACCCCGACGGCGCGGAGGAGGCCATGCGCGCCCATCTGCGCACCGTCTTCGCGGCGGTGGACGAGATCGCCCGAACCAACAGCCACTTCTTCGAGACCTGA